A genomic stretch from Setaria viridis chromosome 1, Setaria_viridis_v4.0, whole genome shotgun sequence includes:
- the LOC117843467 gene encoding uncharacterized protein: protein MAAATAVFAATSARATAPLLHRSRTRNYSCGLATAGPSPSPSSCASANVRRRRPIPASSCGVHGRGPLVPASDHWGNWTFLLTTAALGIWSEKRTPVGKALSGALVSVLLGLAASSAGVVAADAPAYRVVLDYLLPLAIPLLLFRADLRRVLRSTGALLLAFLLGSAATAAGTVVAFLLVPMRSLGPDNWKIAAALMSRHIGGAVNYVAVSEALGVSPSVLAAGLAADNIICALYFTSLFALAAKIPKEDPTGSDGESVAGDDSSSSSSSHSAVAMAAAFAICKAGKLAAAALGIQGGSLPCITVVSVALATLFPSQIGKLAPSGEAMAVVLMQVFFAVVGTNGSVGNVLDTTPAIFTFAFVQIAVHLLLTLGVGKLLGIDRKLLLIASNANVGGPTTACGMATAKGWSSLVVPGILAGILGIAIATFAGIAFGVLVLKRM from the coding sequence ATGGCAGCTGCCACAGCCGTGTTCGCCGCAACCAGCGCCAGAGCCACCGCTCCTCTCCTTCACCGCAGCCGGACCCGGAACTACTCGTGCGGCCTTGCGACTGCGGGgccgtcaccgtcgccgtcgtcgtgtgCCAGTGCCAatgtccgccggcgccgcccgatACCGGCGTCGTCTTGCGGCGTCCATGGACGCGGCCCCCTCGTCCCCGCGTCCGACCACTGGGGCAACTGGACCTTCCTCCTGACCACCGCCGCGCTGGGCATCTGGTCGGAGAAGCGGACCCCGGTGGGGAAGGCGCTTAGCGGGGCGCTGGTGAGCGTGCTGCTGGGTCTCGCGGCCAGCAgcgccggcgtggtggcggcggacgccCCGGCGTACCGCGTGGTGCTCGACTACCTCCTGCCGCTCGCCATCCCGCTGCTGCTCTTCCGCGCCGACCTCCGCCGCGTGCTCCGCTCCACCGGCGCGCTGCTGCTGGCCTTCCTGCTCGGgtccgcggcgacggcggcgggcacggTGGTGGCGTTCCTCCTCGTCCCGATGCGGTCGCTGGGCCCGGACAACTGGAAGATCGCGGCGGCGCTGATGAGCCGCCACATCGGGGGCGCCGTCAACTACGTTGCCGTCTCCGAAGCTCTCGGGGTCTCCCCGTCGGTGCTGGCGGCCGGGCTCGCCGCCGACAACATCATCTGCGCGCTCTACTTCACGAGCCTCTTCGCACTGGCCGCCAAGATCCCCAAGGAAGACCCAACGGGGAGCGACGGCGAGTccgtggccggcgacgacagcagcagcagcagcagcagccacagcGCCGTGGCCATGGCGGCCGCGTTCGCCATATGTAAGGCGGGGaagctggcggcggccgcgctggGCATACAAGGGGGAAGCCTCCCCTGCATAACAGTGGTCTCGGTGGCTCTGGCGACGCTGTTCCCCTCGCAGATCGGGAAGCTGGCGCCGTCGGGCGAGGCCATGGCCGTGGTCCTGATGCAGGTGTTCTTCGCCGTAGTGGGAACCAACGGAAGCGTCGGCAACGTCCTCGACACGACGCCTGCCATATTCACCTTCGCCTTCGTGCAAATCGCCGTGCACCTCCTGCTGACCCTGGGCGTCGGCAAGCTGCTCGGCATCGACCGCAAGCTGCTGCTGATCGCGTCCAACGCCAACGTGGGCGGCCCGACCACCGCCTGCGGGATGGCCACCGCCAAGGGGTGGTCCTCTCTGGTGGTTCCGGGGATCCTCGCCGGCATCTTGGGCATCGCCATCGCCACCTTCGCGGGAATCGCCTTCGGCGTGCTCGTCCTCAAACGCATGTAG